Proteins encoded in a region of the Candidatus Nitrosomarinus catalina genome:
- the hisG gene encoding ATP phosphoribosyltransferase: protein MSDVKFAIPKGSLEDATFKLLEKSWTKVNRKSRTYRVYLDDPTITMKMLRPQEIPTLVSEGLYDVGITGKDWVGETNSDVEPILDLEYGKIRLVIAFPDKYSYKNLDSMIADYGKKKKTLRISSEYLTTASKFIKSLKSYQKYYGKKDPLIVTPWMRLGNNKDVQIHLSFGATEAKPPEDVDAIMDVTETGTTLKQNKLKIVDEVLTSTAHLIINKKSLKDPKKREKIFDIITLMRGAVNGRKYLHIYLNVEEKNLKKLLSQMPSLKRPTISPLSEDGWFGVNTVIKKEEFHKLVPKLRKIAQGLVVHEPRQILELEEIKRDEEN from the coding sequence ATGTCTGATGTGAAATTTGCAATACCTAAAGGAAGTTTAGAAGATGCTACATTCAAGCTTCTTGAGAAATCTTGGACAAAAGTAAATAGAAAAAGTAGAACTTATCGCGTTTACCTAGACGATCCTACAATTACTATGAAAATGCTACGTCCACAAGAAATACCAACTCTAGTTTCTGAAGGATTGTATGATGTTGGAATAACTGGAAAAGATTGGGTTGGTGAAACAAATTCTGACGTTGAACCTATTCTTGATTTAGAATATGGAAAAATTAGACTTGTAATTGCGTTTCCTGACAAATATAGTTACAAAAATCTTGATTCTATGATTGCTGATTATGGTAAAAAGAAAAAAACTCTAAGAATATCCTCTGAATATTTGACAACAGCTTCAAAATTTATCAAAAGTTTAAAGTCCTATCAAAAATATTATGGTAAAAAAGATCCATTAATTGTTACACCCTGGATGAGATTAGGAAATAACAAAGATGTTCAAATTCATTTATCATTTGGAGCAACAGAAGCAAAACCTCCAGAGGATGTGGATGCAATCATGGATGTAACTGAAACCGGAACAACTCTAAAACAAAATAAATTAAAAATTGTTGATGAAGTATTGACTTCCACTGCACATTTGATAATTAATAAAAAATCATTAAAAGATCCAAAAAAACGTGAAAAGATTTTTGATATTATTACTCTAATGAGAGGTGCAGTAAATGGAAGAAAATATTTACACATCTATCTTAATGTTGAAGAAAAAAATCTGAAAAAACTTTTATCTCAAATGCCTTCTTTAAAGAGACCTACAATTAGTCCTCTTAGTGAAGATGGTTGGTTTGGAGTTAATACTGTAATTAAAAAAGAAGAATTTCACAAACTTGTTCCTAAATTGAGAAAAATTGCTCAAGGATTAGTTG
- the dph2 gene encoding diphthamide biosynthesis enzyme Dph2: MIIIDEARIFKEIEEKQPASVSLNGPDGMLPQVQDMAMKITEKYEIPAYVLADTTWGTCDLNTTGSKILGADIQFNIGHTINTESLEKNLVLIDAFDDVGFEGVAEKCTKLLKGKLISLVTDSQHLHQMDKVEKILTKNGINVKIGKGKGQLNDGQVFGCEFYPATELKKEVDAYVFLGQSNFHAAGIALSTNLPTFVLDPYFNEVREVTDFARSLKKKATLAIFKAAEAKSFGIIIGLKEGQLSKVFGLKFKKELEKEGKRVQLFALTDITNERLNNLRGIDAFIQVACPRISTDNQFDKPVLSTPQANALLKVLRKESIDEYLEIPHWL; this comes from the coding sequence TTGATTATAATTGATGAAGCAAGAATTTTCAAAGAAATAGAAGAAAAACAACCGGCTTCAGTTTCATTAAACGGTCCAGATGGAATGTTACCACAAGTACAAGATATGGCTATGAAAATAACAGAAAAATATGAAATTCCAGCATATGTTCTAGCAGATACCACATGGGGAACTTGTGATTTGAATACTACAGGATCAAAAATATTAGGAGCAGATATCCAATTCAATATAGGACATACGATTAATACAGAATCATTAGAAAAAAATTTAGTTTTAATTGATGCATTTGACGATGTGGGATTTGAAGGCGTTGCAGAAAAATGTACAAAATTGTTAAAAGGAAAATTAATTTCGCTTGTCACAGATAGTCAACATCTACATCAAATGGATAAAGTTGAAAAAATTCTAACAAAAAATGGAATTAATGTTAAAATTGGAAAAGGTAAAGGACAGTTAAACGATGGTCAGGTATTTGGTTGTGAATTCTATCCAGCAACAGAATTAAAAAAAGAAGTAGATGCCTATGTATTTTTAGGTCAAAGTAATTTTCATGCAGCAGGTATTGCATTATCAACAAATTTACCAACTTTTGTATTAGATCCATATTTTAATGAAGTAAGAGAGGTAACTGATTTTGCACGTTCTCTAAAAAAGAAAGCAACACTTGCAATTTTCAAAGCGGCTGAAGCAAAATCTTTTGGAATAATAATTGGATTAAAAGAAGGACAATTATCAAAAGTATTTGGATTAAAATTTAAAAAAGAATTAGAAAAGGAAGGTAAAAGGGTTCAGTTATTTGCATTGACTGATATTACAAATGAACGATTGAATAACCTTAGAGGAATAGATGCATTTATTCAAGTTGCATGCCCCAGAATTTCCACAGATAATCAATTTGACAAACCAGTATTGTCAACACCGCAAGCAAATGCACTTTTGAAAGTTTTACGAAAAGAAAGTATTGATGAATATCTAGAAATCCCACATTGGCTATAA
- a CDS encoding zinc-binding dehydrogenase, protein MRALVYDEYTTDDDFSKILKIKNLPIPEPRSNEVIFKVISAACNYDDIWGMRGKPLAIPLPHISGTDAAGIVTAVGNDVKNIKVGDRVVSHGNMSCRVCKACTDGREFDCKKRTIWGFETGPLWGGYCEYTHLPEVNVLKIPEGVSYDDAAAASMTLLTSWHMLVGRAKIQPGQLVLIMGGSSGVGSFGIQIAKLFGCTVIATASPDKLEKCLELGADYAVDHRKDDWHKEVRSIAKKIPKPYGGVPSIDVIFEHIGGSHWNKELTLLNYGGTIVTTGATTGYNAKTDLRHIFFKGINILGSTQGTRSELEECFYWMSKGKIKSIIDSVYSLENAVEAHNKMLKGKGLFGKILIKPNLD, encoded by the coding sequence ATGAGGGCATTAGTATATGATGAATATACAACTGATGATGATTTTTCTAAAATTCTAAAAATCAAAAATCTTCCTATTCCTGAACCACGTTCTAATGAAGTAATTTTCAAAGTAATTTCTGCTGCATGTAATTATGATGATATTTGGGGAATGAGGGGTAAGCCTTTGGCAATACCATTACCTCACATTTCTGGAACTGACGCAGCAGGTATTGTTACAGCTGTAGGAAATGATGTAAAAAATATCAAAGTTGGAGACAGAGTTGTTTCTCATGGCAATATGTCATGCAGAGTTTGTAAGGCATGTACAGATGGACGAGAATTTGATTGTAAAAAAAGAACAATTTGGGGTTTTGAAACTGGTCCTCTATGGGGTGGATATTGTGAATATACACATTTACCTGAAGTTAACGTATTGAAAATTCCTGAAGGAGTTTCATATGATGACGCAGCAGCTGCATCAATGACATTACTAACTTCATGGCATATGTTAGTTGGAAGAGCAAAGATTCAACCAGGACAATTAGTTCTAATTATGGGTGGAAGTTCTGGTGTTGGAAGTTTTGGAATTCAAATTGCAAAATTATTTGGTTGTACAGTTATTGCAACCGCTAGTCCAGACAAATTAGAAAAATGTCTAGAACTTGGAGCAGACTATGCAGTTGATCATAGAAAAGATGATTGGCATAAGGAAGTAAGATCAATTGCTAAAAAAATTCCAAAACCCTATGGTGGTGTTCCAAGTATAGATGTAATTTTTGAACATATTGGTGGTTCTCACTGGAATAAGGAATTGACTTTGTTAAATTACGGTGGAACTATTGTCACAACAGGTGCTACAACTGGATACAACGCTAAAACTGATTTAAGACATATTTTCTTCAAAGGAATTAATATTTTAGGTTCAACTCAAGGTACTAGATCTGAATTAGAAGAGTGCTTTTATTGGATGTCAAAGGGTAAAATCAAATCTATTATTGATTCAGTTTACTCTTTGGAAAATGCCGTTGAGGCTCATAATAAAATGCTAAAGGGTAAAGGACTCTTTGGAAAAATTTTGATAAAACCTAATTTAGATTAA
- a CDS encoding tetratricopeptide repeat protein — translation MTDPKINSLLDEGNRLFLQKKFQQAITYYDKILDEDPKNVSSLNNKGYALSKLKDFTNAMKCYKIALEISPNDLSVLTNIISSLRKQGNLIEALSCCDEILENNPKYNIVLYHKERILFSLKKFHESISCCDKILEDYPNNGDVLFDKASSLSMLSNFDNALNLLERAIFQGVQFKIKAKKSKSFANLSENPKFQNLIS, via the coding sequence ATGACAGATCCTAAAATAAATTCATTATTAGATGAAGGTAATCGATTATTTTTACAAAAAAAATTCCAACAGGCAATTACATATTATGATAAAATACTAGATGAAGATCCAAAAAATGTTAGTTCATTAAATAATAAAGGATATGCATTAAGTAAACTCAAAGATTTCACTAATGCTATGAAATGTTATAAAATTGCGTTAGAAATATCCCCAAATGATTTATCCGTACTTACTAACATTATCTCATCACTTCGAAAACAAGGAAATTTAATTGAAGCATTATCTTGTTGTGATGAAATCTTAGAAAATAATCCCAAGTATAATATTGTTTTATATCATAAAGAGAGAATTTTATTTTCTTTAAAAAAATTTCATGAATCAATTTCTTGCTGTGATAAAATTTTAGAGGATTATCCAAATAATGGGGATGTTCTTTTTGATAAAGCGTCTAGTCTTTCTATGTTGTCTAACTTTGATAACGCATTAAATTTACTTGAGCGTGCTATTTTTCAGGGTGTCCAATTTAAAATTAAAGCTAAAAAATCAAAATCATTTGCAAATTTATCTGAAAACCCTAAATTTCAAAATTTAATTTCTTAA
- a CDS encoding PQQ-dependent sugar dehydrogenase, whose product MNKKIQIAAISGAILFSIFVLTSSDNETSIPLPKPNSYSENDSVMILAENLDKPRAIAVYDNRIFVTEKGGTIRVIENDQLLESPLATFRTPNVFDGGLLGIAVHPNFSNNNFLYVFLTYEENGNLWNKVLRITEENNKLKDVEIIIDKIPGSSFYNGGFLKFGPDGKLYVGTGTVSDDSHLPQDINSLAGKILRLNDDGTIPSDNPFTNSPVYSLGHRHTQGMTWDDQNNLYVAEFGPEKNDEINLIKSGKNYGWPEQQCSGSDDFENAILCYDPSIEPGGILFYSGDKINFESKFILASMRASNLYQVDFEEGLSSQKSILSGNGRIRDVVEGPDGSIYVITSNTDGKGFPDRLDDRLLRILK is encoded by the coding sequence ATGAATAAAAAAATTCAAATCGCTGCAATTAGCGGTGCTATTTTATTTTCAATATTTGTTTTAACTTCTTCAGATAATGAAACATCAATTCCATTACCAAAACCAAATTCATATTCGGAAAATGACTCTGTAATGATTTTAGCTGAAAATCTTGATAAGCCTCGTGCAATAGCTGTTTACGATAATAGAATTTTTGTAACTGAAAAAGGTGGTACGATTAGAGTAATTGAAAACGATCAATTATTGGAATCACCTTTAGCTACATTTCGCACACCTAATGTATTTGATGGAGGTCTATTGGGAATCGCAGTACATCCAAATTTTTCTAATAATAATTTTCTATATGTCTTTTTGACATATGAAGAAAATGGAAATTTGTGGAATAAAGTTTTGAGAATTACTGAAGAAAATAACAAGTTAAAAGATGTTGAAATAATAATTGATAAAATTCCTGGTTCCTCATTCTATAATGGTGGTTTTCTAAAATTTGGACCTGATGGAAAATTATATGTTGGAACAGGTACTGTTTCAGATGATTCACATTTGCCCCAAGATATCAATTCCTTAGCAGGAAAAATCTTAAGATTGAATGATGATGGTACAATTCCAAGTGATAATCCATTTACAAATTCACCAGTTTATTCATTAGGACATAGACATACACAGGGAATGACTTGGGATGATCAAAATAATTTGTATGTTGCAGAATTTGGACCTGAAAAAAATGATGAAATAAATCTAATAAAATCTGGAAAAAATTATGGCTGGCCTGAACAACAATGTTCTGGAAGTGATGATTTTGAAAATGCAATCTTATGTTATGATCCTAGCATAGAGCCTGGAGGAATTTTATTTTATTCTGGAGACAAAATAAATTTTGAATCCAAATTTATCTTGGCTTCGATGCGAGCTTCTAATCTTTACCAAGTTGATTTTGAAGAAGGATTAAGCTCTCAAAAATCAATTCTTAGCGGAAATGGAAGAATTCGTGATGTAGTTGAAGGTCCAGACGGTAGTATCTATGTAATTACTTCAAATACTGATGGAAAAGGTTTTCCAGATAGATTGGATGATAGATTATTGAGGATATTGAAATAA
- a CDS encoding tRNA(Ile)(2)-agmatinylcytidine synthase, translating to MDTESVLNIGFDDTDSPTGMCTTFLAYKIVDLLQKQKTEFLDFPKLIRFNPNIPWKTRGNGAVSLKIKTNQPSKIKKQIKNLVSKYSDTKNGANPGLVFFESDSIPSEFTKFSNLALWQLINRNNAKKFVKKNNLDFYYEGNGQGLIGAISAIGYDFSDHTLELLSYRKKRKFGKERIISADSVKKMQENTFPYTFNSFDTKKSRVLIMPHGPDPVFYGVRGENVNSLVTATKILQSNEKLDGYMIFKSNQGTGDHLKNELNSKTMKPYASGTLIGIVSNTPKIAKGGHVFFTVTSKNHEFWCAVYKETGISTIASNLIIGDKISVGGGVRKASKNFPRIINLEFIKIISLEKNLSKTNPICKKCDKKMKSKGRNQGFQCIKCGAKNLKKTTIEIPRKIKKQLYIPKISAHRHLTRPSQRTGKINKTIAFDNSQSWFCVYEK from the coding sequence GTGGATACCGAATCTGTTTTAAATATTGGATTTGATGATACTGATTCTCCTACTGGAATGTGTACTACTTTTCTAGCCTACAAAATTGTTGATTTACTACAAAAACAAAAAACAGAATTTCTTGATTTTCCAAAATTAATTAGATTTAATCCTAATATTCCATGGAAAACTCGTGGAAATGGAGCTGTTTCTTTAAAAATTAAGACCAATCAGCCTTCAAAAATAAAAAAACAGATTAAAAATTTAGTTTCAAAATATTCTGATACCAAAAATGGTGCTAATCCTGGTTTGGTATTTTTTGAAAGTGATTCAATTCCTTCTGAATTTACAAAATTTAGTAATTTAGCTTTATGGCAATTAATTAATCGAAATAATGCTAAAAAATTTGTCAAAAAAAATAATCTTGATTTTTACTATGAAGGTAATGGTCAGGGATTAATTGGTGCAATTAGTGCAATTGGTTATGATTTTTCTGATCATACTTTAGAATTATTAAGTTATAGAAAAAAAAGAAAGTTTGGGAAAGAAAGAATAATTTCTGCAGATAGTGTAAAAAAAATGCAAGAGAATACTTTTCCATATACATTCAATAGTTTTGATACAAAAAAAAGCCGAGTTTTAATTATGCCTCATGGACCTGATCCTGTTTTTTATGGAGTAAGAGGTGAGAACGTAAATTCGTTGGTTACTGCAACTAAAATTCTACAAAGTAATGAAAAATTAGATGGATACATGATTTTCAAATCTAATCAAGGCACTGGTGATCATTTAAAAAATGAATTAAATTCTAAAACTATGAAGCCTTATGCATCTGGGACATTAATTGGAATTGTTTCCAATACACCAAAAATCGCAAAAGGTGGACATGTCTTTTTTACAGTCACTTCTAAAAATCATGAATTTTGGTGTGCTGTGTATAAGGAAACAGGAATTTCTACAATTGCTTCTAATCTGATAATTGGTGATAAAATTTCAGTTGGTGGAGGAGTTAGAAAAGCATCAAAAAATTTTCCACGAATAATTAATCTTGAATTTATCAAAATCATCTCTCTCGAAAAAAATCTATCAAAAACTAATCCAATTTGTAAAAAATGTGATAAAAAAATGAAATCAAAAGGCCGTAATCAAGGATTTCAATGTATAAAATGTGGTGCTAAAAATTTGAAAAAAACAACCATAGAAATTCCTAGAAAAATCAAAAAACAATTGTATATTCCTAAAATTTCTGCTCATAGACACTTAACACGACCTTCACAGAGAACTGGAAAAATTAACAAAACTATTGCCTTTGATAATTCTCAATCTTGGTTTTGTGTTTATGAAAAATAA
- a CDS encoding hydroxymethylglutaryl-CoA reductase, degradative, with translation MPDSSISKFFEKSRKDRLKIIGNFANLSEDELITLENMNGGISFDKADKMIENAIGTFSLPLGVATNFKINNKDYVVPMVIEEPSVIAAASKGAKIARIKGGFEVTADESYSIGQIQILNTDANIAIKKINEQTNEILKLANSKSNTLSKMNKGAKEIMCKEIDTPSGSMLIVELLIDVGDAMGANVTNTMCEAVSPLIEKITGGKALLRILSNYSTRRMVKAKAIFEKESVGGEAVVDNIILAYEFADNDVYRAVTHNKGIMNGIISVANAVGQDSRAIEAAANAYAAISGKYRSLSKWSKDDDGNLVGILEIPLSVGIVGGIANVHPVAKICAKILNVESAQELACVMTATGLAQNYSAIRALSTEGIQKGHMRLHARNLAAAAGATPEQIDPIVEKMVQANSISLDKAKELLHQI, from the coding sequence ATGCCTGATTCATCTATTTCCAAATTTTTTGAAAAATCTCGAAAAGATAGATTAAAAATAATTGGAAATTTTGCAAATCTATCTGAAGATGAATTAATTACCTTGGAAAACATGAATGGTGGAATTTCTTTTGATAAAGCTGATAAAATGATAGAAAATGCAATTGGAACTTTTTCATTGCCTTTGGGTGTTGCAACAAATTTTAAAATTAATAACAAAGATTACGTGGTTCCCATGGTTATTGAGGAACCCTCTGTAATTGCAGCTGCATCAAAAGGTGCTAAAATTGCACGAATTAAAGGAGGATTTGAAGTGACTGCAGATGAATCGTATAGTATTGGCCAAATCCAAATTTTGAATACTGATGCAAATATTGCAATCAAAAAAATTAATGAACAAACTAATGAAATTTTAAAATTAGCAAATTCAAAGAGTAATACTTTGTCAAAAATGAATAAGGGTGCAAAAGAAATCATGTGTAAAGAAATTGATACGCCATCTGGTAGTATGTTAATTGTAGAATTGTTAATTGATGTTGGGGATGCCATGGGTGCAAATGTTACAAATACAATGTGTGAAGCAGTTTCACCTCTTATAGAAAAAATTACAGGAGGAAAAGCATTACTTAGAATTTTATCAAATTATTCAACTAGACGTATGGTAAAAGCAAAAGCTATTTTTGAAAAAGAATCTGTAGGTGGTGAGGCTGTTGTAGATAATATCATTTTAGCATATGAATTTGCAGATAATGATGTCTATCGTGCAGTTACTCATAATAAAGGAATTATGAATGGAATTATTTCAGTAGCAAATGCTGTTGGTCAAGATAGTAGAGCAATTGAAGCTGCTGCAAATGCATATGCTGCAATTTCAGGAAAATATCGTTCACTAAGTAAATGGAGTAAAGACGATGATGGTAATTTGGTTGGCATTTTAGAAATCCCACTTTCTGTTGGTATTGTTGGCGGAATTGCTAACGTCCATCCAGTAGCTAAAATTTGTGCAAAAATTCTCAACGTGGAATCTGCTCAAGAACTTGCATGTGTAATGACTGCAACAGGATTGGCACAAAATTATAGTGCAATTAGAGCTCTTTCTACAGAAGGAATTCAAAAGGGTCACATGAGGCTACATGCACGAAATCTAGCAGCAGCAGCAGGTGCTACTCCTGAACAAATTGATCCTATTGTTGAAAAAATGGTTCAAGCTAATTCAATTTCACTTGATAAAGCTAAAGAATTGCTTCATCAAATTTAA